In one Uranotaenia lowii strain MFRU-FL unplaced genomic scaffold, ASM2978415v1 HiC_scaffold_812, whole genome shotgun sequence genomic region, the following are encoded:
- the LOC129760894 gene encoding steroid receptor seven-up, isoforms B/C-like, which translates to KIFLDSVGPDCGAKTGSNIITHNSLSMYGGGVLCPSPSTATGFYNPRGQGSEIGALELGFPRGMALVPPPPHGAWRDPSSLSSHLPVSSTGEDITTLGGGTGPPVPSMQSNSSVDKKDFLSSGSLSGAGTGQHNANSLAVSQHNSVVEKKEFLSLQQSTTPGSQSMNSQNGSQQDLKNQNIECVVCGDKSSGKHYGQFTCEGKPLNKPTDEIISPVVVDPQHKFRQNVCLPQPFSDLHMFYTTNDDDDSSLSLTKERKKTVGLYPSLPSTTRSLS; encoded by the coding sequence AAAAATTTTCCTCGATAGCGTAGGCCCCGATTGTGGGGCCAAAACCGGTAGCAATATTATTACCCACAACTCGCTCAGTATGTACGGAGGCGGTGTCCTGTGCCCGTCACCCTCGACCGCGACCGGGTTCTACAATCCGCGTGGTCAGGGTTCCGAGATAGGCGCCCTGGAGCTAGGGTTCCCCCGGGGGATGGCCCTGGTTCCGCCACCACCTCATGGAGCCTGGCGGGATCCCAGCAGCCTCAGCTCGCACCTGCCAGTCTCCAGCACCGGTGAGGACATAACCACCCTCGGCGGAGGAACCGGCCCACCGGTGCCCTCGATGCAAAGCAACTCCTCCGTCGACAAGAAAGACTTCCTATCGTCGGGATCCCTATCCGGTGCCGGAACCGGTCAGCACAACGCCAACAGCCTGGCCGTTTCCCAGCACAACTCCGTAGTCGAGAAGAAGGAGTTCCTTTCGCTCCAACAGAGCACGACTCCCGGCTCGCAAAGCATGAACTCCCAGAATGGAAGTCAACAGGATCTCAAGAACCAGAACATCGAATGTGTTGTGTGCGGAGACAAAAGCTCCGGCAAGCACTACGGACAATTCACATGCGAAGGTAAGCCTCTAAACAAACCGACCGACGAAATCATAAGTCCCGTCGTTGTTGATCCCCAACATAAATTCCGCCAAAACGTGTGTCTACCCCAACCGTTTTCAGACTTACATATGTTCTACACgacaaacgacgacgacgactccAGCTTATCCCTTACgaaagagaggaaaaaaaccGTGGGACTTTACCCGTCGTTGCCTTCAACAACAAGATCACTATCGTAA